The sequence CAGTTTGGGAACCTGGTTCTTGTTGAGGAGGAAAGACTGAGCCGGTCTCAGGCTGATCTACAACACAGAAGGTCGATGTTAGGGGAAACAGTAGCAGAATGGTTAGCATGGCATCTTGGAAAGGACGATATTCTGAGATGAGCATAATATCCTCATGTCTCACAGTCAATGGACCAGAAGAAGCGATGTAGCGTAGGAGAGCAGGGAGTAGGAGACAAGAAACAGTTTAATTCCATCTTTTTATAATCTGCTTACTTAGAGTAGACCAAAAACACCATGGAACAAATGTCTTCCCTCACAATAAGATGTTTAGGGCTGGTTTCATGGACATGGACTAAATTTAATCTTAGACTACACACTCCCCATGGAAATTCTACATTAAATGCTTTTTAATCCATGACTAGGCTTATTCTCAGTCAGGCAAAACAGCAGTGTTCAACTTGTGCTCTATAGTCAGAGGGGTTTTTCCTCTGACTAGGAATGTGGCCAGACTGGTGGTAGATTCCTGTACCTCATCTAGGTTGAGTTGTCCCTTCTTGCTAAAGCGTGGAGGCATGTCCTTGTTAGACTGGACCTGCTGGTTCTGGAAATGCTGATTCTGCACCTGGAAAACAGACCAAAGAGCATCAATAGGTGGCACTAGCAAGAAGTGTAACAGGTTTCCTTTCCACAAGCAGGAAGGAGGGACAGCTCATCTCGGTTGTGTATACATGCCCTGAATACAATGTTATATTTATGCTGAACGTTGACTAAACCATCAATCTGGCCAACTCGCTCCTGTTCTTAAAAACATTAAAACTGCATTAAATCAAAGTAGCTGATCAGATCCAATGATTTACTGCTAGTTTGATAATCATCAAGGCTGCGAGATTACCTGGTTGGTCTTGATGAAGGGCTTGTTGGCACCCATTTCGAACTGAGACTGTGGTTGGGGGGCGGTGTTGTGGCTATTGTGTCCGTTGCCGTTGTAGAGCGGATTGGAGCGATGACGTCCCATAGTGGGAGAGAACCGGTCCTGAATGACCCCCGGGCCCGTCCCGATCCCACCACCTGAGAGTGTAGGAAGTGACAAAATTACTTCTGGCTGTCACAGTTTTAAAGTGCTGATCAGCATAAACGATCCCCACAAACACTGTCAGACAACTAGTGTTTAATGGAGAAGACCAGGGGTGTGTTCAGCGGGAGAACGTTTTGGAACACTCAGATTGGAATGGGTTATCTAGAacaggggttctcaaactttttgggCTCTGGGACCTCTTTCGTGATAGGATATTCATCAGGGACCCACTCAGGGACCCACTCAAATCAGAACACAACTCGagtgagaaaaatagcatacaacTTTTACTACGACATCGACACTGCATGAAACATTTTAAAGCTAGACTAACCTAAGCCCGCACCTACCTGGCATTTGCCCAAACATGTCAGCCAATCCCCCGAGAGTCTCCATTTTCATGCGGTTGGGCATGAAGGGGCCTTCCAAGAAGAAGTCCATCTTCATCCCCTGAGCCATGGTCGCTGGAATGAAAACACCCAAATCCTGTGGAGGGAGAATATAGACACTCCCCAATGAGCTGGGCTCAAAAAGGCCCAAAACACATCTTATTTGTTGGTTCGTGATGCTGTAGTAATATAGCCATGAGCATTCTCTGCCACTTACCACTTAGTAAATGCTTGCTCAGTGCATCTAAGGAAAGCATGCGATCATTCAGAAGACAGATTTTCTCTGGTGTATAAGACATTGCACGTTTCTTTTAAGAGAGACCTGGTGGGGTTGCCAGGAAGCTTCAGTTATAAACAAGCCTAGGGTTGCTGTAGCAACTGTAGTTTGGCCTGAGAGACCACGGATAGGGCATCACAGGTTCAAAGACAGTGCACCAACTAAATCCTACTTTGCCTTAAGATGTTTGTATACACAAACTTCCTCAATTTGTGCCCCCCCACCCTGCCTGAGATTGAAAAACAGACTCTCGCAGTATTGTCCACACTATGGACTGTAACTGACTCACTTTTACTGCCTCCTGGCGGATCTGGTTGATGGTCTTTGGTCCGTTGTCGATGAATGCTTTGCGGGGGACCCAGTTGTTGTCCCGCAGCTCCACCGTGTCCTGCAGCAGGAAGCGGATCCTGGCAGGCAACTCCTTGTTGTTCATTAAGGATAGCATACGGCCAAAGTACTGGTCCATTAAAGACTGGGAAGATGGACAGTTGTGTTAGAAGACGAGCACATACAAATCAACTTCGGCCAAAGTACTGACTGTTTTAAGACTGGGGGAGAGATGAACAGTGGTgtcatttgtacacactgtatatagattcttcgactattattgactgtatgttttgtttattccatgtgtaactgtgttgtatgtgtcgaactgctttgctttattcttggcctgttcgcagttgtaaatgagaacttgttctcaactagcctacctggttaaataaaaacatttaaaaaaaattgatgtacagttgaagtggaaagtttacatacacttatggagtcattaaaactcatttttcaaccaatccacacatttcttgttatcaaactacagttttggcaaatcagttaggacatctactttgtgtgtgacacaagtaattttcccaacaattgtttacagacaggttatttcacttataattccctgtatcacaattccagtgggtcagaagtttacataaactaagttgactgtgcctttaaacagcttggaatattccagaaaatgatgtcatggcgttagaagattctgataggctaattgacatcatttgagtcaattggaggagtacctgtggatgtatttcaaggcccaccttcaaactcagtgcctctgcttgacatcatagtaaaatcaaaagaactcagccaagacctcaggaagaaaaaaattggagacctccacaagtctggttcattcttgggagcaatttccaaacgcctgaaggtaccacattcatctgtacaaacaatagtatacaagtataaacaccatgggaccacgcagccgtcataccgctcaggaaggagtacacgtactttggtgcgaaaagtgtaaatcaatcccaaaacagaaataggtacaaaagtatctatatctacagtaaaacaagtcctatatcgatataacctgaaaggctgctcagcaaggaagaagccactgctccaaaaccgccataaaaaagcaagactacggtttgcaactgcacatggggacaaagatcgtactttttggagaaatgtcctctggtttgatgaaacaaaaatagaactgtttggccataatgatcatcattgtgtttggaggaaaacgggggaggcttgcaagccgaagaacaccatcccaaccatgaagcacggggttggcagcatcatattgtggggtgctttgctgcacttcacaaaatagatggcatcatgaggcaggaaaatgtggatatattgaagcaacatctcaagacatcagtcaggaagttaaagcttggtcgcaaatgggtcttccaaatggacaatcaccccaagcatacttccaaagttgtggcaaaatggcttaaggacaacagtcaaggtattggagtggccatcacaaagccctgacctcaatcctatagaaaatgtgtgggcagaactgaaaaagcatgtgcgagcaaggaggcctacaaacctgactcagttacaccagctctgtcaggaggaatgggccaaaattcacccaacttattgtgggaagcttgtggaaggctacctgaaacgtttgacccaagttaaacaatttaaaggcaatgctaccaaatactaattgagggtctgtaaacttctgacccactgggaatgtgatgaaagaaataaatgctgaaataattctctactattattctgacgtttcacattcttaaaataaagtgatgatcctaactgacctaagacagggaatttttactaggattaaatgtcaggaattgtgaaaaacagagtttaaatgtatttggctaaggtgtatgtaaacttccaacttcaactgtacatgacagAGACATACTGCTTGGCTGTGTGCCAAGTGGAGCAGCAGGGACCACAGACAGACTGATAGGGGAAAAGAGAACGTACCTTTGCTTTGTCATGGTCGAGTCTAGGGCCCACTGTTCTCATTATCTGACAGAGGCACTCCACATCCTCCCCCATATCCTTGAGCTGGACTCTCTTCTTCTTTTCCAAAAGCTGGAGAGGAAGATGACGGTGTTATACAAGTGGCATATTAGGGACCCGTGCCAGTAGAACATGCAACTAAGATTGTCAAGCATAGCagaaatcaaatgtattcaaGGACAAAGTTGTATAGGAAGTTGTCAATCAATGATATAAAAAGGTCTGCAAAACAATCCAAAAGAACTAGACTGAACATACTGTTTTGATGCACTTATGAAGGATAGATTCATGGATGAGGTCGAGTTTGCCAAGTTCCGAGATGAATTTAATGTTTCCAAGCATCTTGATCTTGGCAATGGCACgctgctcctcctcctcagaaGTAAGAGGGTTGTCATGTTTGTCATAGACTAGGGGAAGAAAAAACTGAGTTAGTACAAGTACAATGGTGAGTCAATGGGTGGTCTGGTGGTTGGACATTTTCCAAAGGAGCCGTGTAGGGGAGTAGTAGTACTCACTTTCAACATTTCTGCTGCGGTTTTCAAATTCATCTTGAAGCTTGGAAATTAGAAGTCGTCTGAAGGTCTGCAAAATCAGGACAACATTTGAGATTGAACATCAGAACCAGTGACATTCTATACAGCCACTTGGACATTAAGAaaataaatattgtattttctAGACGCTAATGTACAGCACAGTTTTAAGTTGAAGACAGAACCATGCAGAATAAAAGCTATCCAAATGTGATGCTTACAGTGCTCTGCTTTTGGGATGTTTGGATCTCGGATGAAGGGCCATCAAAGTTTGGTGCGTCCTCTGCCAAACGCAGACATAGCTGAGCATAGAGCGAGCTATACTTGGGCTCTTCTAGGGCTTTGTCTACAATctggacaggagggaggagagaaaaaggccatttaaaaaaacaagtatGAGTCATGCATGGAGGATGCCAAGGAATTAtggaatacatttgcaaaggGCAGACAGTTAAGGGGAAAGAGAGCCTTACTTACCAGCAAGATGATTGCTTTAAGGACGAGTTTTGTATCTACGCCCACGTTGAGTAGCTCAAGGCATAGCTTGTCAAACTTCTCAGGCGTGAGCTTGTTGAGTATGctacagaggagaagaggagcggGGAAAGGAAAGAACAGGAAAATGTCAAGTCAGGGGTACATGCCTAATCAAGAGGGGTTGAGAAAGCAACAAGCTTTGCTTGTTAGCCAAATAATGGAGTTGCAGTTCTCTGCTGTAGTAAACATCACCTGATAGAGAAGCATGTGCTCATGCAGGCACCAAGCATGATAAAACAAAATCACACAACTGAGAACATCTTGTCAGTGAGGCGATTACACTTAAACCAATTGGTGGCCAAATTGCATTTCTTGACTGACTTACCCCCTCACTTTCCTGAAGATTGCATCGTGTCGCTCTTTTTCATTGCTGGAGTTGGCATCTCGTCTAGTGCTTCGTGAAGGAACCCATTTCGGAGCGCTGTGCCCTGGGGGTTTCCCCAGGAACTCGCTGGAGTAAGAGAAAGGAGACTGTTGAGCTATGGCTCCAAGTGATCACACTGGCCACCAGTACATAAAGGTGACAGAAAACACACAGAGGATGACATTTATCATTAAAGAGCATCATCAACTCCACTCAAACACATAGGCCTCTAGTTGACATACAAAAAAGTttatagggctcccgagtggtgcagcggtctaagacccactacagacaccctggttcaaatccagtctgtatcacaaccggcagtgattgggagtcccacaattggcccagcagggtctgggtttggccggtataGGCCGTCAtcgcaaataagaatttgttcttaactgacttgcctagttaaataaaagtaaaaaaataaattaaaaaaacgtTTTAAAGGCCTTAtagctaaccactaggctacctggggtggcaggtagactagtggttagagcgttggactagtaaccgctaggttgcaagatcaaatcgccgagctgacaaggtaaaaatctgtccttctgcccctgaacaaggcagttaacccactgttcctagcccgtcattgaaaataagaatttgttcttaactgacttgcctagttaaataaaggtaaaatattttaaataaaaaCAGGGAAAATGGCCCCTGTGCAGAGTTTATTATTTGAGGACCCTTAGGGACGGTTTCTGGGGATCATGCCTGTGTGGTAGGCCTACCTGTTGCCGACAGTCTTGGGATTGTGCTGAGGTGCACCcctaacacctcctcctcccgaAGAAGCACTGTTAGGATAAAAAGAGAACATTGTTCATTATGCAAGACCATCGCACAGGAATTGTCAATGTTTTACTAATTGAAAAAGTTGCTAGCAGCGTCACACACCCCTCTATATTCCAATAATGTCCTGTAAGTGGAAGTTAAAAAGTGCTTGTGATTTAAGCACCATACAGTTGGTTCCCCAAGATATGTCAATACATTGTTACCCAgagccttatatatatatataaaaaacaaacaaatatatatatacacacacggcTCCGTTTTCATCTATTCATCTAGGACTTTAGCCTACTTCAAGCTTAAGTTACCACTGTTACTGTCAAGGAGAATCTGGAAACACATAGGCCTATGTCAGCCATAAAGATATGACAAATCACAATGGATTGACATAGGACCGTGTTATCATCACCATAGTAATATCACCACTGTGGATCGGAACACTTATTTACATTCAACATTTTGAGCATAAAGAGTAACCCACTTTTCCTTGATTTTGCTTTGTTGAAGCCATTCTTGTTGCATAATATCCACGGTCTTAATCTTCATGGAAAGCAAGTACATTAATTATCACATTAGGCAGATCACATTATTGGGATAACATAGCCTACCCCTGGATGGGTAAGCCAGTGAGGCCAAATAAACAAGTCATAACGATTCATTGCAATATTGACTGTGAAACAATGGTGGACATAGGGAGAAATTCAGTCTTGCCATCCCTGGTTCCACCTTAAACCAAAAAGGGTGTGGTGCAGATTTCAATATCAGTACATCCGAAATGGTAGTGGCGTTTTAGTGACCCTGAAATCTTTATGAATAAACATTGCTAATTACAATTGCCAAAATACAGAGGACACAAAACATTTGTCACTGTCAATTGTTTGGGAGCAGGAGCTGGCTGGTACGACATTGTACACATTCACAGTAGGAATAATAATCTTATCACAGTCAGCGCTATACTATTTTATACAGTGTCAGTTTGACACATTTTTGAGTCATGGCTTTGAATGTGGTTTGACAGCATCCTGCCCCTAAAGGCTTTGGATGACATCAATGTCAAGTGACATGTTTGGAAGATCTCTGTGGGGCAGAGACTATACTGTTGGATTGCTGTACTATCGTGTAATAGTTAAGAGCCAGGGACctgcaaaaacatctgctaaacatgtgttcctgtccaataaaatttgatttgagagcAGCGGCTTACTGATCCATTGGGGTGGGTAGTTTCTGATCATCAACGGGCAGTACTCAATAATGTACTAGCCATGTACTTCCTTCCATACAGCTAAAGGGTGGGTTATGAGGAACAAATGCCACAGCACAGACAGCAGATGCTGCTGATGAAACCCTACTGTGTGAGTAGCTATTTGGAAGTGTCCATTGATTTTCTAAAAGGGATTCCTACCAAGGGAAGAACATACCTGAAACGAGAAGCACCCCCTTCTGCAATCACACTCTCCACTTTGGCGGCTTGACAACGATGAATCTTTAAAATAATAATAGGGAGGGGTGGCGAAAACGGTGCTGTAGGAGAGAAAGATATGCATCATACACTAACGTTAATATTATGAGTTGCATACTCTACCAAAAAATGACAAGGGCTGTTCACTAATTTGCCAGCCGGTAAAGAGGTCTTCGACGGCAGTCTTTGTCAAGCGCAACAAAGCAAAGGCTAGCTGGctaattagctaacgttagctacgcCAGCACTCCCTGTCAAGGCAAGTTTCTCCAGTTGTCGTTAAAACCTGCTACTTTTAGCAATTTGTTCAAGACACACACGTTTGCCCATTGTGGAATAGTGAATGTGTACATCTTAGTAAAGTGAGATCAGAAATGTGTGATATTAGCTAACGTTTGCTTGCGCTAGCACTAATCATAGAAAAAAAGTATGACTAGAACGGGCTTGGAACATTGAATGGGGACGACGGTTCTATTTATTCTTATTTCTATGGCTCTACCGTtaactaactagcaagcta comes from Salmo trutta chromosome 7, fSalTru1.1, whole genome shotgun sequence and encodes:
- the eif4g2b gene encoding eukaryotic translation initiation factor 4 gamma 2b, with the translated sequence MQQEWLQQSKIKENASSGGGGVRGAPQHNPKTVGNSEFLGKPPGHSAPKWVPSRSTRRDANSSNEKERHDAIFRKVRGILNKLTPEKFDKLCLELLNVGVDTKLVLKAIILLIVDKALEEPKYSSLYAQLCLRLAEDAPNFDGPSSEIQTSQKQSTTFRRLLISKLQDEFENRSRNVEIYDKHDNPLTSEEEEQRAIAKIKMLGNIKFISELGKLDLIHESILHKCIKTLLEKKKRVQLKDMGEDVECLCQIMRTVGPRLDHDKAKSLMDQYFGRMLSLMNNKELPARIRFLLQDTVELRDNNWVPRKAFIDNGPKTINQIRQEAVKDLGVFIPATMAQGMKMDFFLEGPFMPNRMKMETLGGLADMFGQMPGGGIGTGPGVIQDRFSPTMGRHRSNPLYNGNGHNSHNTAPQPQSQFEMGANKPFIKTNQVQNQHFQNQQVQSNKDMPPRFSKKGQLNLDEISLRPAQSFLLNKNQVPKLQPQMPTMIPPSTNTPPMGQSPQLGLKSNPLPIQEKPQKSSKKPPPAREELLKMTETVVTEYLNGKHIDEAVNGIREMKAPKHFLAEMLGKVIVVSLDRSDDDKEHASTLIHTLRTEGLITGENFMQAFLNVLDQCPKIEVDVPLVKSYLAQFAARAVISELVSVAELAQPLENGTHFPLFLLCLQQTARLKDKEWLTDLFQQSKVNMQKMLPEIDQNKDRMLEILEGKGLSFLFPLLKLEKDLLLQIKADPSPQAIYKWIKDNISPKLHTDKGFVNILMTSFLQYISGELCCVEVVEEEEEGSGGEEQVAGPSKEQLDQEKQLLLSFKPVMQKFLHDQPQLQVSALYALQVHCNASHFPKGMLLRYYVHFYDMEIIEEEAFLAWKEDITQEFPGKGKALFQVNQWLTWLETAEEEESEEEAD